Proteins from a single region of Trichoderma asperellum chromosome 3, complete sequence:
- a CDS encoding uncharacterized protein (EggNog:ENOG41), which translates to MENIGGTIKRRSTEAWNAAQSNLPSMPAMPSMPALPSLPPLPVMRQFTLDAFRRQPNQEGMRGTWERIDLPPVPRSSHSLDIVSGCAYIFGGEVTPREPVDNDMLVIRLPFSSAGADYFKIKAKPDTTIPTPTSIQDKGRKGKSDDAAVDVAESPKAKAKAEDLGEEVGEEEESDSGESRNTEQTDETKSDTKPASVDKGKGRATQDLGDVPPPRIGHATAVIGSRIFVFGGYAGPDMRPLDENGRVWIFDTRTRLWTYLDPVPAVKGGSIIPHPAPRSYHCATATDRPRDFAPPPPTQAQSWQEWALGDTSKTGIPQDPIVGHVAENASDEETDGYGTFFVHAGINASGDRTSDLWAFDVHSRTWTELPAAPGPSRSGTSICISKSRIFRFGGFDGQREIGGQVDFLNLEVEMFDDRVTRGEVSVRARGGWQSIYENAPEASSKEFSSENIQAWPGPRSVSSLEAITIGGGTEYLVLTMGEATSSSESHTGIGKSHNDVWLFQVPPVGMTAASFTAAMLQAVGRKTGEGKWTKVTMGPYDEEVLEMPRGRGWLASAPMSDLEETGIVIWGGLDDNNRRRGEGWILRLV; encoded by the coding sequence atggaGAATATTGGCGGCACCATCAAGCGCCGTTCCACAGAGGCATGGAACGCTGCGCAGAGCAATCTGCCCTCTATGCCGGCGATGCCTTCAATGCCTGCTCTGccctctctgcctcctctgccCGTCATGCGCCAGTTCACACTCGATGCATTCCGGAGGCAGCCCAATCAAGAGGGCATGAGAGGCACTTGGGAGCGCATCGATCTCCCTCCCGTGCCTCGCTCCTCGCATTCTCTTGATATCGTTTCTGGCTGCGCTTACATCTTCGGTGGCGAAGTCACTCCCCGCGAACCCGTTGATAATGACATGCTCGTCATCCGTCTTCCCTTCAGCAGCGCCGGTGCCGACTACTTCAAAATCAAAGCAAAGCCGGACACGACTATCCCCACGCCGACGTCAATTCAGGACAAGGGTAGAAAGGGCAAATCAGATGACGCAGCAGTGGATGTTGCTGAGAgtcccaaggccaaggccaaggctgaaGATCTTGGCGAGGAagtcggagaagaagaagagagcgatAGTGGCGAAAGCCGCAATACGGAGCAGACTGACGAGACCAAGAGCGACACCAAGCCGGCATCTGTTGACAAAGGCAAGGGGCGAGCTACACAAGATCTTGGCGACGTCCCTCCACCACGAATTGGGCATGCAACTGCCGTCATTGGCTCGCGAATATTCGTATTCGGCGGCTACGCTGGTCCTGACATGAGGCCTCTTGATGAAAACGGCCGAGTTTGGATCTTTGATACTCGCACCCGTCTCTGGACCTACCTTGACCCCGTCCCTGCAGTCAAGGGCGGATCGATCATCCCTCACCCAGCACCACGAAGCTATCACTGTGCTACAGCGACAGACCGACCCCGCGACTttgcccctcccccgccaACCCAGGCTCAGAGCTGGCAGGAGTGGGCGCTTGGCGATACTTCCAAGACGGGCATTCCGCAGGACCCCATCGTTGGTCACGTCGCCGAAAACGCGAGTGATGAGGAGACTGATGGTTACGGTACCTTTTTCGTGCATGCTGGTATTAATGCCAGCGGTGATCGTACTAGTGACCTTTGGGCTTTTGACGTCCACTCGCGAACGTGGACTGAACTGCCCGCGGCACCAGGACCTTCCCGCTCAGGCACATCGATCTGCATCAGTAAGAGCCGGATTTTCCGCTTTGGTGGATTCGACGGGCAGAGGGAGATTGGAGGCCAGGTCGATTTCTTGAACCTCGAAGTTGAGATGTTTGATGACCGGGTTACTCGCGGTGAGGTGTCGGTACGGGCCCGTGGCGGATGGCAGTCCATATATGAAAACGCACCGGAAGCTTCCTCGAAAGAATTTTCTTCGGAGAATATTCAAGCTTGGCCCGGGCCACGAAGCGTGTCTTCTCTTGAGGCCATCACCATTGGTGGTGGTACCGAGTATCTCGTCCTGACCATGGGCGAGGCAACCTCAAGCTCGGAAAGCCATACCGGCATTGGCAAGTCCCATAACGACGTATGGCTCTTTCAAGTCCCGCCGGTGGGCATGACCGCCGCGAGCTTTACGGCGGCCATGCTACAAGCTGTGGGACGCAAAACGGGCGAAGGCAAGTGGACAAAGGTGACCATGGGTCCTTATGACGAAGAGGTTTTGGAAATGCCGCGGGGTCGGGGCTGGTTGGCGAGTGCCCCAATGTCTGACCTGGAGGAAACTGGAATTGTGATTTGGGGTGGCTTGGATGATAACAACAGGAGGCGTGGAGAGGGATGGATCTTGAGGCTTGTTTAA
- the NUO24 gene encoding NADH:ubiquinone oxidoreductase 24 — protein sequence MASKITPFLLRSGARCASRVARPQIRAFSITASRPSDTLQVHRNTPDNNPDIPFKFNAQNEKLIAEILKRYPAQYKKAAVMPLLDLGQRQHGFTSISVMNEVARLLEMPPMRVYEVASFYTMYNRTPVGKFFVQACTTTPCQLGGCGSDVIVKAIKNHLGIKQGETTKDGLFTFIEVECLGACVNAPMIQINDDYYEDLTPETVVKLLEDLKATGTTSKAPIAGPLSSRKSCENSAGLTNLTSEPWGAEKTRSDL from the exons ATGGCGAGCAAGATCACGCCCTTCCTCCTCCGCTCCGGCGCCCGCTGCGCCTCGCGCGTTGCCCGTCCTCAGATCCGCGCATTCTCCATCACAGCCAGCAGGCCTAGCGATACCCTCCAGGTG CACCGAAACACACCCGACAACAACCCCGACATCCCCTTCAAGTTCAACGCCCAGAATGAGAAGCTCATCGCCGAGATCCTTAAGCGATACCCCGCCCAGTACAAGAAGGCCGCCGTCATGCCCCTGCTGGACCtcggccagcgccagcacgGCTTCACCAGCATCAGCGTCATGAACGAGGTCGCCCGCCTGCTCGAGATGCCCCCCATGCGAGTCTACGAGGTCGCTTCCTTCTACACCATGTACAACCGCACCCCCGTGGGCAAGTTCTTTGTCCAGGCCTGCACAACG ACCCCCTGCCAGCtcggcggctgcggctccGACGTCATCGTCAAGGCTATCAAGAACCACCTCGGCATCAAGCAGGGCGAGACCACAAAGGACGGCCTCTTCACCTTCATCGAGGTCGAGTGCCTCGGCGCCTGCGTCAACGCCCCCATGATCCAGATCAACGACGACTACTACGAGGATCTCACCCCGGAGACCGTCGTCAAGCTGCTCGAGGACCTCAAGGCTAccggcaccaccagcaaGGCCCCCATCGCAGGACCCCTTTCCTCCAGAAAGTCGTGCGAGAACAGCGCCGGCCTGACGAACCTGACATCAGAGCCTTGGGGAGCGGAGAAGACGAGATCGGATTTGTAA
- a CDS encoding uncharacterized protein (EggNog:ENOG41~TransMembrane:12 (o61-81i213-238o250-268i280-307o362-383i421-443o449-470i531-554o597-616i628-644o650-667i679-702o)), translated as MESKTPEDAETGEIGQSRRSSISEDKRPSEESRTPTQEVLFAAGVGLRADDPALPCLTLRMWMIGIGFCLVGSGVNTLYTFRFPSVTLSQSAIQFLAYPLGKAWEFVVPDWGENILIYILANLSYLTRLSADVLTEQRVFYGADTNWGFEITITLATILFGFSLAGFGRSLVVEPESLVWPGVLANTALNAALHPAGKEDETEAKWRSSRYKFFLVAFSAAFVWYWFPDFIFPALGYFTWVCWTAPRNPVVNQLFGMKSGIGLLPFTFDWSQISYIGSPLVVPTWAILNTLASVVFWIYVVTPAIYYTNTWLSAYLPIQSNSIYDNMGKVYNVSRVINRKDGFIFEPEKYEEYSHIYLPVTYALNSFGLCFACISSLFVWMFLEKRHEIARVFRESQLSTLFGRKKDARPSLQPQYNNVPIWWYGISFLVSMGLGIFACEFYAVQLRWYGVIFAMFVSAVFYLPLSWVYATTNMRVQIDIFCRIIAGYVWEGKVLANIWFFDLGYISGIKALAFAQDLKLGIYCNIPPRHLFVVQIVGLIMGTLGQVAVLNWALGHVPEICSLAAKNGFTCPYSRTHFNTSMVWGALGPRRFFADGTLYRGLLWFFLIGAILPIVVYGMKKTWPKQRWLEKIHVPLFLGGLNYIPPASGTNYGSWVIVGLVFGLWIKRNSRGWWRRYNFVLSSALDCATAIAGIIIFFAIFYTGASDKFSWWGTTVYQDTCDWDSCTYKTVHKGQTFGP; from the exons ATGGAGTCCAAGACGCCAGAGGATGCCGAGACTGGAGAGATTGGTCAGAGCAGAAGATCCAGCATCTCTGAGGACAAGCGCCCATCAG AGGAATCTAGAACGCCGACGCAAGAGGTCCTCTTCGCTGCTGGAGTCGGACTCCGGGCCGATGACCCTGCTCTGCCATGCCTCACTCTTCGCATGTGGATGATTGGCATTGGCTTCTGTCTCGTAGGCAGCGGTGTCAATACGCTGTATACATTCCGGTTCCCATCAGTCACTTTATCCCAGTCTGCCATCCAGTTCCTGGCGTACCCTCTGGGCAAAGCTTGGGAGTTTGTCGTCCCGGACTGGGGG GAAAACATTCTCATCTACATCTTAGCCAACCTGAGCTACCTGACCCGTCTAAGTGCCGACGTCTTGACCGAGCAGCGCGTATTTTACGGTGCTGATACCAACTGGGGCTTCGAAATAACCATTACGCTCGCGACAATCCTTTTTGGATTCTCCCTGGCTGGTTTCGGCCGGTCCCTTGTCGTCGAGCCAGAGAGTTTGGTATGGCCAGGCGTGCTTGCCAACACGGCTTTAAACGCAGCTTTGCATCCTGCAGGCAAAGAGGATGAGACTGA GGCCAAATGGAGATCTTCTCGTTACAAATTCTTTCTGGTTGCCTTCTCGGCTGCATTCGTCTGGTATTGGTTCCCAGACTTCATCTTCCCAGCGCTGGGATATTTCACATGGGTATGCTGGACTGCGCCTCGCAACCCAGTCGTAAACCAGCTTTTTGGCATGAAAAGTGGCATTGGTCTTTTGCCATTTACATTTGACT GGTCGCAAATTTCGTACATTGGCAGTCCGCTCGTTGTCCCGACGTGGGCCATCCTCAACACCCTTGCTTCCGTCGTCTTCTGGATCTATGTCGTCACCCCTGCGATATACTACACAAATACTTGGCTATCGGCCTATCTCCCTATTCAAAGCAACTCCATATACGATAATATGGGCAAAGTATACAATGTCAGCCGTGTCATCAACAGAAAAGACGGTTTCATATTTGAGCCTGAGAAATACGAAGAATACTCACAT ATTTATCTTCCGGTCACTTATGCCCTGAATTCTTTTGGTCTATGCTTCGCTTGCATTTCCTCACTATTTGTCTGGATGTTCCTTGAGAAACGGCACGAAATCGCCAGGGTATTCCGAGAATCCCAGCTTTCCACCTTGTTTGGGCGCAAGAAAGATGCTAGACCAAGTCTTCAGCCTCAGTATAACAATGTTCCCATATGGTGGTACGGAATATCCTTTCTCGTATCCATGGGGCTAGGCATCTTTGCCTGCGAGTTTTATGCTGTGCAGCTGCGCTGGTACGGAGTTATCTTTGCCATGTTTGTGTCTGCAGTCTTCTACCTCCCG CTGTCTTGGGTCTATGCTACCACAAACATGAGAGTCCAGATTGACATCTTTTGCCGCATAATCGCTGGCTATGTGTGGGAGGGTAAGGTCCTCGCCAACATCTGGTTCTTTGATCTGGGCTACATTTCCGGCATCAAAGCTCTCGCGTTTGCCCAAGATCTCAAACTCGGAATCTATTGCAAC ATCCCACCAAGGCACTTATTCGTCGTCCAAATCGTAGGCCTCATCATGGGTACACTGGGCCAAGTTGCTGTTCTAAATTGGGCCCTGGGCCATGTTCCCGAAATTTGTTCCCTGGCTGCAAAGAACGGCTTCACATGCCCCTATTCTCGTACTCACTTTAACACGAGCATGGTCTGGGGTGCTTTGGGGCCTCGCAGATTCTTTGCTGACGGGACTCTGTACCGTGGCCTTTTGTGGTTCTTCCTCATAGGAGCTATTCTGCCTATCGTGGTATACGGCATGAAGAAAACTTGGCCGAAACAGCGGTGGCTGGAAAAGATTCACGTCCCCCTGTTTCTTGGCGGGCTGAACTACATCCCTCCCGCCTCTGGGACAAATTACGGCAGCTGGGTCATAGTTGGCTTGGTCTTTGGCCTCTGGATCAAGAGAAACAGTAGAGGCTGGTGGCGGCGATACAATTTCGTGCTCAGCTCAGCGCTGGACTGTGCCACTGCCATCgcaggcatcatcatctttttCGCCATTTTCTACACAGGAGCATCCGATAAGTTCTCTTGGTGGGGAACCACTGTGTATCAA GATACTTGCGACTGGGACAGCTGTACATATAAGACAGTTCACAAAGGGCAGACGTTTGGGCCGTAG
- a CDS encoding uncharacterized protein (CAZy:GH43~EggNog:ENOG41~CAZy:CBM66~SECRETED:SignalP(1-21)) has product MLSRQMLGLLSTLWLIAATKTADFETSEAGNPFVDGWYADPDTQFYNGAYWVYPTSSLPYDDQTYLDAFSSKDLVHWTKHSSILTTADFTWAHRAVWAPAPIYRNGTYYLYFGANDIQTDSELGGIGVGVADKPEGPYTDPLGKPLIGAYHNGAQPIDQDVFIDDDGQAYIYYGGHSHANVAKLNDDMISLGTFDDGTMFKEITPENYVEGSQMVKRNGIYYLFWSEGGWTGPDYAVSYGMSSSPLGPFDRIAKILQQDEAVATGSGHNAVIQVPDTDIFFILYHRHPLGSTDGNDRHLAYDRLYFNDDGTIQTVKMLVHDNFEDGNTIGWQTYGGDWSAETNALRGSASSSSNALLNTNFANFTYEADVKLLTRGGSHRDSTAGLIFRVSGTSNDTTSFQGYYAGISTAGTLFLSRSNGSQSTTLGSTKADIKPAQRYRLKVMANGSSIRVAINSKTPAVIAVTDDAYANGMDGVRVFKAQAEFDNVNITRLTSN; this is encoded by the coding sequence ATGCTGTCTCGACAGATGCTGGGCCTCCTTTCGACGCTCTGGCTGATCGCTGCGACCAAGACAGCAGACTTTGAAACATCCGAAGCAGGAAACCCCTTTGTCGACGGCTGGTATGCCGACCCAGACACGCAGTTCTACAATGGCGCGTACTGGGTATATCCGACCTCGTCGCTGCCATACGACGACCAGACCTACCTGGACGCCTTCTCATCAAAAGACCTGGTGCACTGGACGAAGCACTCGTCGATCCTGACGACGGCCGACTTCACTTGGGCACATCGAGCTGTTTGGGCCCCGGCGCCCATTTACCGCAACGGCACGTACTATCTCTACTTTGGCGCCAACGACATCCAGACAGACTCGGAGCTGGGCGGCATCGGCGTTGGAGTGGCAGACAAGCCCGAGGGCCCATACACCGATCCGCTGGGAAAGCCGCTGATTGGCGCGTATCATAACGGTGCCCAGCCTATTGATCAGGATGTCTTTATCGATGACGATGGACAGGCTTACATCTACTATGGCGGGCACTCCCATGCCAATGTTGCCAAGTTGAACGACGATATGATAAGCCTGGGCACCTTTGATGACGGAACTATGTTCAAGGAGATTACGCCAGAGAACTACGTTGAAGGGTCGCAGATGGTTAAGCGGAATGGCATCTATTATCTCTTCTGGAGCGAAGGCGGCTGGACGGGGCCCGATTATGCAGTCTCATACGGCATGAGCAGCTCGCCGCTGGGCCCGTTTGATCGCATTGCCAAGATATTGCAACAAGATGAGGCGGTTGCTACAGGTTCGGGCCACAATGCTGTGATTCAAGTTCCGGATACAGACATATTCTTCATCCTGTATCATCGGCATCCGCTGGGCTCTACGGACGGGAATGATCGGCACTTGGCATACGACCGCCTCTACTTCAACGACGATGGCACAATCCAGACAGTCAAGATGCTGGTTCATGATAACTTTGAGGACGGCAACACGATTGGCTGGCAAACATACGGAGGCGACTGGAGCGCTGAGACGAACGCACTCCGAGGGAGTGCTTCATCGAGCAGCAACGCCCTCCTCAACACCAACTTTGCCAACTTTACCTATGAGGCTGACGTCAAACTATTGACGCGCGGTGGCAGCCATCGTGACAGCACTGCAGGTTTAATATTCCGAGTATCTGGGACATCTAATGACACCACCAGCTTCCAAGGCTACTACGCTGGCATCAGCACTGCTGGCACTCTTTTCCTCAGCCGAAGCAATGGGTCGCAGTCCACCACTCTGGGAAGCACAAAAGCTGACATCAAACCGGCGCAGCGATACCGACTAAAGGTGATGGCAAACGGAAGCTCCATCCGTGTGGCCATAAATAGCAAGACGCCCGCTGTCATCGCTGTGACGGACGATGCTTATGCGAATGGAATGGATGGCGTAAGGGTCTTCAAGGCGCAGGCCGAATTCGATAACGTCAATATTACTCGCCTCACCTCCAACTAG
- a CDS encoding uncharacterized protein (EggNog:ENOG41~SECRETED:SignalP(1-20)), whose amino-acid sequence MRSSAIIVAAAATLAGLASASPAHKFDKHAAHIAYTYPNGTFTKPFDVVTNGKAQQLPSNNIVSEVFVAPPFDGRRYVLTSCSFQAPSNKSLGAVSIRKPTTVPVNPPAAIGYVTCNSN is encoded by the exons atgcgttCTTCTgccatcatcgtcgccgccgccgccaccttgGCTGGCCTCGCCTCTGCCTCGCCCGCTCACAAGTTCGACAAGCACGCCGCCCACATTGCCTACACTTACCCCAACGGCACCTTCACCAAGCCCTTTGACGTGGTCACCAACGGAAAAGCCCAGCAACTTC CTTCCAACAACATCGTCTCCGAGGTCTTTGTCGCTCCGCCCTTTGACGGCCGCCGCTACGTCCTCACCTCGTGCTCTTTCCAGGCTCCTTCTAACAAGAGCCTTGGGGCCGTTTCAATCCGCAAGCCGACCACGGTGCCTGTAAACCCTCCTGCTGCTATCGGCTATGTGACTTGCAACTCCAACTAG
- a CDS encoding uncharacterized protein (EggNog:ENOG41), protein MSSSRQPQPRSTSGRTQLACEPCRKRKSKCDGERPLCGNCQAHHFVCHYESARPARRQKYWDRDYVQALEDQVRMLSASLEQSRDAGPLKSSPQTYQLSPSEAASRLPYGPKTLRALSDFSTMKWAAIIGQDGVPVLAGPGRFSIFSKTQLPTFENESQPLRVPKPPAPTETFLLEIESNLSLKQHLKTHFLENLNPFYKFVDPIWLNFSDLFPHNDTALQLLYSALFGAAAYSSPMASRDMAETFISYAESLVQKCYLEHLCLPVLQALIILAWYKHMQLDSAKGNLYHYMAIGLSNHLKIGDATRRNHTANEITTIRTFWSLYFLDRTATPKLGCPSGIPWDIDRVTPYIDTIPPDAVDIVALAFDHHCRLFHIQQQYIDIMYTAGFDSASSAEKQAIFAKANSEMLKFRKQIDKRLYISRSTKAHRVQVVFWISYHSVLTNLQRPLLNPFDPSMAHNIPAVFRSSIASATAIARLLRALQATDEIKYLPPFAVQHILRCALVHGLNCLAIEESGGQRASSGNFWLCFRVLGELSIVWKELSEGTMPFALMATRNWGFQQDVVSGIGEADKEKYSADDGYDDVDYGTGLGMSDDFFEAGGITDFVL, encoded by the exons ATGTCTTCGAGccgccagccgcagccaaGAAGCACGTCGGGCCGCACGCAGTTAGCCTGTGAGCCTTGCCGCAAGAGGAAATCAAAG TGCGATGGCGAGAGGCCCCTTTGCGGCAACTGCCAGGCTCATCATTTCGTCTGTCACTATGAGTCGGCCCGGCCTGCACGACG ACAAAAGTACTGGGATCGTGACTATGTACAGGCCCTGGAAGACCAGGTCCGCATGCTGTCCGCATCCCTTGAGCAATCCAGAGATGCTGGCCCTTTAAAGTCATCGCCACAAACCTACCAGTTGTCGCCTTCAGAGGCTGCAAGCCGGCTACCTTACGGGCCTAAGACACTCAGAGCACTGAGCGACTTCAGCACCATGAAATGggccgccatcatcggccaGGACGGTGTGCCTGTTCTTGCTGGCCCAGGCCggttctccatcttctcgaaGACGCAGCTGCCGACGTTTGAGAACGAGTCCCAGCCTTTGCGGGTGCCGAAGCCGCCAGCCCCGACTGAGACGTTCTTGCTGGAGATTGAATCCAACTTGAGCCTTAAGCAACATCTAAAGACGCATTTCCTTGAGAACTTGAACCCCTTTTACAAGTTTGTCGACCCTATCTGGCTCAACTTCTCTGACCTGTTCCCACACAACGACACAGCGCTTCAGCTGCTCTACAGCGCTCTCTTTGGCGCTGCGGCGTATTCGTCGCCTATGGCCAGCAGAGACATGGCAGAAACATTCATTTCATACGCAGAGAGTCTCGTGCAAAAGTGTTATCTAGAGCACTTGTGCCTCCCTGTGCTGCAGGCCTTGATAATTCTGGCTTGGTATAAGCATATGCAGTTAGACTCTGCCAAAGGCAACCTATATCATT ACATGGCCATTGGTTTATCCAACCATCTAAAAATAGGAGACGCGACACGGCGCAATCATACTGCCAACGAGATTACCACTATCAGAACCTTTTGGTCGTTATATTTCTTAGACCG AACCGCAACCCCCAAGTTGGGATGCCCATCGGGGATTCCGTGGGATATTGACCGCGTCACTCCTTATATTGACACTATACCGCCGGATGCGGTTGATATAGTTGCCCTTGCCTTTGACCATCACTGCCGGCTGTTTCAcatacagcagcaatatATTGATATCAT GTACACGGCGGGCTTTGATAGCGCTTCGTCTGCAGAAAAGCAAGCCATATTCGCCAAAGCAAACAGCGAGATGCTAAAGTTTCGGAAGCAAATCGATAAACGCCTCTACATTAGCCGTAGCACGAAAGCTCACAGGGTCCAAGTTGTCTTCTGGATTTCCTACCACTCCGTCTTGACCAACCTCCAGCGCCCGCTCCTCAACCCTTTTGACCCAAGCATGGCTCACAACATCCCGGCAGTCTTTCGATCTTCTATTGCCTCCGCCACGGCAATTGCTCGGCTTCTCCGGGCTCTACAAGCGACAGACGAAATCAAGTATCTGCCTCCGTTTGCCGTCCAGCATATACTCCGATGCGCTTTGGTACACGGCCTCAATTGCCTAGCCATTGAAGAATCAGGTGGCCAGCGAGCGTCGTCTGGGAACTTTTGGTTGTGCTTCCGGGTGCTGGGGGAGCTGAGCATTGTTTGGAAAGAGCTCAGCGAGGGCACGATGCCATTTGCGCTTATGGCTACGAGGAACTGGGGGTTCCAGCAGGATGTGGTATCTGGAATAGGGGAAGCGGACAAGGAGAAATATAGTGCAGACGATGGATACGATGACGTTGACTACGGAACGGGACTGGGCATGAGCGATGATTTTTTTGAAGCCGGGGGAATAACGGATTTtgtattatag
- a CDS encoding uncharacterized protein (EggNog:ENOG41), with the protein MLSASLEQSRDAGPLKSSPQTYQLSPSEAASRLPYGPKTLRALSDFSTMKWAAIIGQDGVPVLAGPGRFSIFSKTQLPTFENESQPLRVPKPPAPTETFLLEIESNLSLKQHLKTHFLENLNPFYKFVDPIWLNFSDLFPHNDTALQLLYSALFGAAAYSSPMASRDMAETFISYAESLVQKCYLEHLCLPVLQALIILAWYKHMQLDSAKGNLYHYMAIGLSNHLKIGDATRRNHTANEITTIRTFWSLYFLDRTATPKLGCPSGIPWDIDRVTPYIDTIPPDAVDIVALAFDHHCRLFHIQQQYIDIMYTAGFDSASSAEKQAIFAKANSEMLKFRKQIDKRLYISRSTKAHRVQVVFWISYHSVLTNLQRPLLNPFDPSMAHNIPAVFRSSIASATAIARLLRALQATDEIKYLPPFAVQHILRCALVHGLNCLAIEESGGQRASSGNFWLCFRVLGELSIVWKELSEGTMPFALMATRNWGFQQDVVSGIGEADKEKYSADDGYDDVDYGTGLGMSDDFFEAGGITDFVL; encoded by the exons ATGCTGTCCGCATCCCTTGAGCAATCCAGAGATGCTGGCCCTTTAAAGTCATCGCCACAAACCTACCAGTTGTCGCCTTCAGAGGCTGCAAGCCGGCTACCTTACGGGCCTAAGACACTCAGAGCACTGAGCGACTTCAGCACCATGAAATGggccgccatcatcggccaGGACGGTGTGCCTGTTCTTGCTGGCCCAGGCCggttctccatcttctcgaaGACGCAGCTGCCGACGTTTGAGAACGAGTCCCAGCCTTTGCGGGTGCCGAAGCCGCCAGCCCCGACTGAGACGTTCTTGCTGGAGATTGAATCCAACTTGAGCCTTAAGCAACATCTAAAGACGCATTTCCTTGAGAACTTGAACCCCTTTTACAAGTTTGTCGACCCTATCTGGCTCAACTTCTCTGACCTGTTCCCACACAACGACACAGCGCTTCAGCTGCTCTACAGCGCTCTCTTTGGCGCTGCGGCGTATTCGTCGCCTATGGCCAGCAGAGACATGGCAGAAACATTCATTTCATACGCAGAGAGTCTCGTGCAAAAGTGTTATCTAGAGCACTTGTGCCTCCCTGTGCTGCAGGCCTTGATAATTCTGGCTTGGTATAAGCATATGCAGTTAGACTCTGCCAAAGGCAACCTATATCATT ACATGGCCATTGGTTTATCCAACCATCTAAAAATAGGAGACGCGACACGGCGCAATCATACTGCCAACGAGATTACCACTATCAGAACCTTTTGGTCGTTATATTTCTTAGACCG AACCGCAACCCCCAAGTTGGGATGCCCATCGGGGATTCCGTGGGATATTGACCGCGTCACTCCTTATATTGACACTATACCGCCGGATGCGGTTGATATAGTTGCCCTTGCCTTTGACCATCACTGCCGGCTGTTTCAcatacagcagcaatatATTGATATCAT GTACACGGCGGGCTTTGATAGCGCTTCGTCTGCAGAAAAGCAAGCCATATTCGCCAAAGCAAACAGCGAGATGCTAAAGTTTCGGAAGCAAATCGATAAACGCCTCTACATTAGCCGTAGCACGAAAGCTCACAGGGTCCAAGTTGTCTTCTGGATTTCCTACCACTCCGTCTTGACCAACCTCCAGCGCCCGCTCCTCAACCCTTTTGACCCAAGCATGGCTCACAACATCCCGGCAGTCTTTCGATCTTCTATTGCCTCCGCCACGGCAATTGCTCGGCTTCTCCGGGCTCTACAAGCGACAGACGAAATCAAGTATCTGCCTCCGTTTGCCGTCCAGCATATACTCCGATGCGCTTTGGTACACGGCCTCAATTGCCTAGCCATTGAAGAATCAGGTGGCCAGCGAGCGTCGTCTGGGAACTTTTGGTTGTGCTTCCGGGTGCTGGGGGAGCTGAGCATTGTTTGGAAAGAGCTCAGCGAGGGCACGATGCCATTTGCGCTTATGGCTACGAGGAACTGGGGGTTCCAGCAGGATGTGGTATCTGGAATAGGGGAAGCGGACAAGGAGAAATATAGTGCAGACGATGGATACGATGACGTTGACTACGGAACGGGACTGGGCATGAGCGATGATTTTTTTGAAGCCGGGGGAATAACGGATTTtgtattatag